A stretch of Rhizobium sp. TH2 DNA encodes these proteins:
- a CDS encoding DUF2092 domain-containing protein, giving the protein MKTFTKDRISTVRKIGAGCVIAGGLFFGLPAQAQDAIEPEANAILKAMTEHLKSLKEFSVDYDTDHEVVDADGQKLQLSATGMISLSRSSGFLMTRQGPLADMEVIFDGKTITLFGKALNVYGQLDSPGPSIDEAVGEFRTATGLDATGADLLASDPYPVLTEGVTSGRVVGVGFVDGVECDHLAFRTDLVDWQIWISHSDKPLPVKYVITTKWVTGAPQYTLRLSGWTTDKIDPKLFSFTPPADAKRLESIEADETGEIVLETSK; this is encoded by the coding sequence GTGAAGACATTCACCAAAGATCGAATATCGACGGTGCGCAAGATCGGTGCCGGATGCGTAATCGCGGGCGGCTTGTTTTTCGGATTGCCCGCTCAGGCCCAGGATGCGATCGAGCCCGAGGCGAACGCTATCCTCAAAGCGATGACGGAACATCTGAAGTCGCTCAAGGAGTTCAGTGTCGATTACGACACCGATCATGAGGTCGTCGACGCCGACGGCCAGAAGCTGCAACTTAGCGCAACGGGCATGATCTCGCTGTCGCGGTCGTCAGGCTTCCTGATGACCCGGCAGGGACCGCTTGCCGACATGGAAGTCATCTTCGACGGCAAGACCATCACCCTTTTCGGCAAGGCACTGAACGTTTACGGCCAGCTCGACAGCCCCGGTCCGTCGATTGACGAAGCTGTCGGTGAGTTCCGGACGGCGACGGGTCTCGATGCGACCGGCGCGGATCTTCTGGCATCCGATCCCTATCCGGTGCTGACCGAAGGCGTCACCTCCGGACGCGTCGTCGGCGTCGGTTTCGTGGATGGCGTCGAATGCGACCACCTGGCGTTCCGCACCGATCTCGTCGATTGGCAGATCTGGATCAGCCATTCCGACAAGCCGCTTCCGGTCAAGTATGTGATTACCACGAAATGGGTGACCGGCGCGCCGCAATACACATTGCGGCTGAGCGGCTGGACCACCGACAAGATCGATCCCAAGCTGTTTTCATTCACCCCGCCGGCGGACGCCAAGCGCCTTGAATCCATCGAAGCCGACGAGACGGGCGAGATTGTGCTGGAGACAAGCAAATGA